The stretch of DNA TAGTATCCCTGCTGTCTGCGGAGCCTCATCGAGCTTACTTAGAATCGCCGCGGTCGGTCGGACGGGAGCGAACCCTTTAAGGGTCGCCCGTATCGACGATACGGAAGACGTACTGCTAAGCACCAAGTGAGTTTCATCAGGTTGAGCATTGCGTAGAAAATCGACAAGTTGTTCGATTCGAGCGTCGCTTCTCGGACTACGACCTGCTGTATCAATCAACACCAAGTCAACGTCTCCGAGTCGCCCCAGCGCTGGTCGCATTTGTTCTGGCGATTCCACCACTTCCATCGGCAGATCCATGATGTCGGCATAGGCACGTAACTGCTGTACCGCCGCAATCCGAAACGTGTCGATCGTCAACAAGCCAACGCGACGTTTCGCTTGTAAACGAAAACCGGCGGCCAATTTTGCAACGGTTGTTGTCTTGCCAACTCCCGTTGGTCCAACCAACGCAACAATCCGGCGATCTCCTGGCGGTGTGCTGATGGGGCTACCTAAACGCACCTCTCGGGCAATCGTCCGCTGCAGATGCTCAAGCCAAGGGATGGCGTGATTGGTTACCGAAGAAGTCGTTTCACCGAGCCCACCAGCGAAGCTAATGGTTGCACCGATCCAACGATCGGCAGTTTCGGGATCAACTCCTAGCGACAACATTTCGTCGCGATATCCCTGCATGACAAGTGGGATAGTGGGCGATGCGGATCGGGAAACTAATCCGTTGTTTTGGGTAGGCAATCCGCGGTCTGAAACAACCTTTAGCTGCGTGCCAACATGTTCCGTGGCACCGTCAAAGTCTCGTCGTGACCCCACTGAAGCTTGCCGTGCCGAATCACCGGAGCTTGAACTCTCTTTAAGATTGACGGTGTCCTTAAGTCCCGCGGTGACTTCGACATAGGTACGGCCGAGCCAACCCATCCAACCATCACGGACTTGCCGCGTGTGCAACACCGATGCATCGGGACCCATCTGATGACGAATCTCTTCTAACGCGTCTTGCAGACTTGCGGCTCGAAAGGTGCGAATGTGCATTGAACGAAGGGGATTGTGTGAGGCGAAGAAAGAGAAAGTGAGGAAGACGCTTGGACGTCAAAACAGTGGAAACGAACGCGGTGGAAACAGTTCATGACCGCCCTGCCCTGCCCCGCCAATCCATCGACATGATTGGCTTTGACAGTGCAACTGATCATGCATCACTCACGACTCCGTGGGATTCGATTTTTGTGTCTTGAGTGATTTCGTTGTAAGACAGGATTCTCAAACGAGGCATCGTGGATGCAGTAATTTGACGTAAGCCTGGACGAATCCGAGGACTAACTAAAATCACAGGCGGACGACCGGACGTGACTAGTTTCTTAACGGCTTCTTGAATTCTTTCGCAAGTCGTGTCGATCGCCGAAGGACTCATTCGCACAAAAAGTCCACGATCGTTGTGTTCCAAACCTGCAGCAATCCGGTCTTCCATCGCTGGATCTAGGGCAACAACATGCAATCGTCCCTGTTCGTCACGATAGCGCGAACTAATAGTTCTGGCCAACCGATGACGCACGTACTCGCAAAGCCAAATCGGGTCCTTAGTTTTTGACGCAAAGTCACCGAGTGTTTCCATGATGATGCCGAGTTGCCGCACGGGCACATCTTCACGCAGCAACAAGTGCAATACTTGTTGAACATCACTGATTTTCATCAGGCCCGGGATCAGCTCGTCAACCACGGTCGGTGCAGACTCTTTGAGTTCATCGATCAGGTGCTTGGTCGCATCACGAGACAATAATTCGTCAGCGTGTCGGCGGGATATTTCTTGCAGGTGAGTCACCAACACAGCCCCTGGCTCAACCGTCGTGTACCCATAGATAGCCGCTTGCTCGCGACGCATTGGGTCAATCCAAACCGCCGGTTCACCAAAAGTGGGATCGCGGGTGGGTTCACCTTCGATAACTCCCGTCGTGTTGCCACCGTCAATGGCTAAAAGCTTGCCTGGGAAAACCATCGCACGACCAATCGGATTTCCACCGATGCGAATCTCGTACTCAAACTCTCCCAAACTCATCTCATCGCGAACGCGGACCTTTGGAAGAATGATTCCAATATCCGTGGCAATCGCATTGCGAACTCCGGTAATACGTTGCATCAGATCGCCGCCGCGCGCTGGATCAGCGAGGCTAAGCAATCCCAAGCCAATGGACATCTCCATCGGATCAACACTTAAGTAGTCTTCCACTCGTTTTTCAGGTGGCGCCGAAGCCGCCTTGGCATCAGCTTCCGCCTTGTTAGCATCCGTTACCACTTGTTGCGAAGACGCTCGGTTCATGACCACAGCTAGTCCAATGCAACCGCAACCTAGCGTTGCCATTGGAATGGCCGGAAGGCTTGTGGTGATTAGCAATAACAAGAATCCACCAGCAACAAACAATGCCTTGGGGTTACCCAGCAATTGCTGGAGAAACTGAACCGGTAGGTTGGCTTTCTGAGCACTCCGTGTGACCAGCAAACCCGCAGCGAGCGAGATCAGCAAGGCGGGAACTTGACTGACTAAACCATCACCAATGGTGAGCTTGGTGAACAACGCTCCCGCTTCGCCAAGACTCATTCCTGCTTGCATGACGCCAATGTAAAGTCCGCCGATTACGTTGACGATCGTAATGATGATCCCCGCTATGGCATCACCTCGGACGAACTTGCTGGCACCATCCATTGCCCCGTAAAAGTCAGCCTGGGCCGCAATCTCTTCTCGGCGAGACTGGGCTTGTTTTTCGTCGATCAGCCCAGCATTCAAGTCAGCATCGATTGCCATCTGACGCCCTGGCATACCGTCTAACGCGAACCGTGCGGCCACTTCGCTAATCCGCGTTGCACCCTTCGTGATCACAATGAATTGGATCAACACGATGATCACGAAGATAATCAGCCCTACTTCCAAACGATCCCCGGCAACGAACTCACCGAATCCTTGGATGACGCCTCCAGCGGCCTGCATGCCGCGATCGTCAGCACCCGTCAGAATCAACCGTGTGGTTGCCACGTTTAGTACCAACCTGGCTAGCGTCGTTGCCAGCAGCAGCGACGGAAAAACGCTGAACTCAAGAGGCGTTGAAATATAGATGGTTGTAACAAGGACAATGACACCCACGGTGACATTGGCTGCTAGCAACATGTCCATCAAGATCGGTGGCAATGGCATCAAGATGACGACCAAACATCCGATGATGCCCAATGGCAGCACAAGATCTCGGTAACGCATCAGCCATTGCATCATCTGTTCTCTAATTTCCTAGTGAGACGGACTTCAGGAAATCGCGAACAAGGTTTCGACCCAGCCAGCGAATCCACCCGCGGACTCTACTGAAATTCCGCTGCTGCGGTCTAGAGAAGAACCCACTGATGGCTCTAGCGTGTTTCACGCTGTCCAATCAGGCTCGGCAGCAATTAAGAGTACTTGTTTTTTGAGACAGAACTCTTGTCAAAATGCGGTTGGCCAAATGCCTCAGCGACCTCGGCGTATGTAGCTCCACTATTCTTGCCGTGAAACTCGCCGTTGCTGCCTTCGTTAAGAACACGGCTAAGCAACTGCGAGAACTTTTGTTCATTCCAAGCCTGGTCGGTGAGCAATTGGATTACAGGAATTTTTGCTCGCTTGAGCAAGTCGACTGCATAATCTCGAGGCAACCGAGAAGACAAACCTTTGGAATCAATAAGGATCACAACTAAACAAGGTTGAAGGCTTCCGTCACAGATCAGGAAGTCAACGCTTTTTCGATCCATACGAACCAAATCATCGAGATGATTAGCCGGGTTTGCGATCTTTACGATGCTTGTTAAACGCACATTTGGGATAACGCAGCCACCATGATTCGCCACAGACTTTGTCAGCAGCGAGAAGTACTTACGGTCGGTCTCACTAAGCCATCCAGTCCGTGGACTTAGCACCAATGATTCAGCAAGACACTCCTCGGTTTGTGACGTAGCCCCTTGCGACATCAACGCCAGTGCATACCTTGCTTTCGCTAGTAGCTGCATCAAGACGTTCTGGTGGGGAACCTGCATGTACAAATCGTGAGAGAGAGACGAGAGCAAGGGAAACCAAACTCTAACCGTTCTCTCTACCTCAGCGTAAGTATTCCCCGCCGCGGGGTGCGGAACAGAGGTCGACCACACTGCCGGTGCATTAGCGAATACTCCAAAGCACTCGCATACTACCGGCGAGAGCTATCCGCTGCGCCCTCTACAGAAGCCTTCGGCTAATTCGCAACGGCCCAATCAATTGCCGCGTGCAGCCATTTGGGTAAAGATTCACCGCGAAAGTCGTCGACGTGTCCAAGCGACGTGTAGAACGACCGACCTCCGTCCTTCCTTTGAAACGTCCAAGCAACCGGCTCGCTTGGGTGCCCTTCAATCTTTCCGCTAAGCAACACTGTTGATCCTGAAAGAAGAGGTACAACTTGATACAAACTTCCTCCTGAAACGAAAGGCTCTTGATGGCGGTTCAGCGACGAAAGTTGTTCGCCGATCATCGACGAATCAGATTGGTTATCACCTGCCTTCAATGTCGAAGCAGAGATGACCGCCTTGATGTCATTGCTGTAATGATTGGAGTAATTTCCACCGAACACATCTTGGTCAAATGAAGGCCACGCGTCGTAGCCGTCTGGCGGATCTTGGTTTCGCAAACTAAAGGCATGGCTGGCTGTTCGGATACCGACGACGGGCTTACCGTCGGCAACGTAGGAACGTATCAGGTCCAACTGCTCCGTTGGTAGCGTTCGACGCCTTACGCTCACCAATAGCACGTCAGCGTCTACGACTGCCTCAATACCGATTAGCCGGTTGGGGTCATCGTCATCGGCGTAGACGAACTTGACCCGGTAGTCATCATCCAAATGTTCAGCGGCGAATTGCGGCAGAGTTTTCTCGGTTTGATATTCCCGTTCAGCAATCAACATCACCACCAAGGGCAATTGCTTTTGATTAGCCGAAGGCTTGATCGGTTCCTGGGCGAAAGAGCACTGCCAACCGGCAATCCAAACCGTCATCAGCAACAAAATAGCGTGCCGTCGAAAACGATTCATTGGTGTTCTTCCGCCGTAAGGATGATGAATTTAGCAAGTCATGAAAGTGCGATCGCTACGATGTCTGCGGCAAATGCCGGAGCGACAAGACGCCTTCGATCTTCCGAATCGAATCGAGTGTTGCCACATCGACGTCGCCATCGAGGTCGATAATCGTGTAAGCGATCTCGCCTCGCGATTTGTTAAGCAAATCAGCGATGTTAGCCCCCGAAGACGCAAGGATAGTCGAAATCTGGCCAACCATATTGGGAACATTGGCATTGGCGATTGTTATTCGCGTGCCCTGACCGCGAGGCATTACCGCTTCGGGAAAATTAACCGAATTACGAATCGTTCCATCTTCAAGGTAGTCACGCAAACTATCGGCGACCATCACCGCACAATTCTCTTCGGCTTCGTCCGTCGATGCACCCAAGTGAGGAAACGAAAGAACCTTGGGATGCTTCAACAGGGCTGCGGTTGGGAAGTCAATCACATAGGCATGCAACTTCTTCGCGTCGAGCGATGCGAGAACGGCAGCGTCGTCACAGATTCCTCCTCGAGCCAAGTTCACTACAATCCCGCCGGACGGCATCATCGCAAGACGCTCCGCGCTGACCAAGCCCTTGGTCGCATCAAGCAATGGCACGTGGACCGTGATTGCATCACACTGCGAGAACAAATGGTCAAGGCTTACGGCTTCCTTCACCTTCCGTGACAATTGCCAAGCACTTTGCACCGAGATCAAAGGATCGTAACCAACAACCTTCATCCCGAGTGACGAAGCCGCATTGGCTACCTTAACACCGATGGCACCAAGACCGATAACACCCAGCGTTTTCGATGGCAACTCTGAACCCACGAAGTTCTTCTTGCCGGCTTCGGTAGCCGCAGAGATCTCGGCGTCAGTGCCTTCAAGTTCGCCGGCAAATTTCATCGCGGCATGGATGTTCCGTGAAGCCATCAACAGCCCGGCCAGAACCAACTCTTTAACCGCATTGGCGTTTGCACCCGGTGCATTGAACACGGGAACTCCGCGGGCGGTCATCTTGCTAACGGGGATGTTGTTAACGCCTGCACCAGCACGACCGATGGCAGCAACCGTTGCAGGAATCTCCATATCGTGCATCTTGAATGAACGGACCATGACAGCGTCAGGATTCGTGATTTCCGATGCGACTTCGTAATTGTCCCGAGGTAGCTGCTGCAGACCTTTAACGGAGATATTGTTGAGAGTAAGGATCTTGAACATATTGATCAGTTGAGAGATGAGCTGGAGTGTGAAACGAGGCGAAACGCTCCACCGGACAGATTAAGAATCGGTAAGCGAAACGATCAACCAAACGACTTAGCCGTTCTTTGCGGCGAAATCGGACATGAATTGGGCAAGAGCCTGGGCCCCTTCGCGAGGCATTGCGTTGTACAGGCTGGCACGAATCCCACCAACGCTGCGATGGCCTGCCAGGCTTGCCAACTTATGTTCACCCGCTTCTTTGATGAACTTGCTAAGCAGTTCATCGCTTGGAAGATTGAATGTCACGTTCATCTTGGAACGACAATCAACCTGCGCATGCCCTTTGTAGAAGTTAGGGTTTGCATCGATGACGTCGTAAACCATCGACGACTTTTCTTCGTTGAGAGCTTTCATCGCTTCCAAGCCACCAATGTCATCGAGCAACCAACGCGTGATCTTGCCAAGCACATAGATTGCAAATGTCGGAGGCGTGTTCCACATCGAATCCGCTTCGTAGTGATTTTGGTAGTTCAAGTAACCAGGCAATCCGGCGTCACCTTTGTCAATCAGATCCTTGCGCATGATGACTGCGGTCACACCCGCTGGCCCGGCATTCTTCTGAGCACAGGCATAGATCAATCCGTATTTGCTAATGTCGAGCGGACGAGAAAGGAAATCGCTTGACGCGTCACAAATCAACGGCACACCGGCGGGAGCTTCAGGCTCGGACTGAAACTGAACGCCTTGGATCGTTTCGTTGCTGCAGTAGTATAGGTACGCCGCGTCGCTACTGGTTTGATAGTCACCCGCCTTCGGCACGCGGTCGTAGTTGGTAGTCGAACCATCAAAGGTGGCTGTTACGTCGCCTTCTTTGCGACCTTCCGCGATCGCCTTCTTGCCCCATGAACCCGTCACCAAGTACTCGGCGGTTTTGTTTGAACCACGAAGCAGGTTGCATGGAATCATCGAAAACTGCAGCGCTGAACCACCTTGCAGGAACAACACTTCGTGAGTGTCGGGAACATTCAGCAAAGAGCGAAGCGAGCTTTGAGCTTGCTCCATGATCTCGACGAACACTTTTCCGCGGTGACTTAGTTCCATGATGGATGCCCCAGCACCGGGGTAGCACATCATTTCGTCGCGGAGCTGTTCGAGAACCGAGACCGGCAAAACGGCTGGACCAGCCGAAAAGTTAAAGACTCGTTCGCTCGTTACGTTGGATTGCGCAGTCGCCGTAGCACTCATCGTTAGGTGGATTCCAGAAGATCGCTGTTGGATGTGAAAAAAGTGGCTCTCGGTCCGGCCCAAATCCGCGAGAATACGGAGGTGGCAGTGCCGTGCCCAAGTCCCTCGATTCTATGCTTCCCGGACATCCTACGGAAGGAGCGCGATCATGAGACTACGGGCTCTCTCACAAAGACTGTTTTCCCGCTGTTCTCGAAGCCAATCGCCAAGGATGTTCCCTTGTCCGCCATCTCAAATCCCATGATTCTCGCAGACGACATTGAAAACGCGATCCAGTTGGCCGGGCAATTGCTACGCCGCGCCGTGGAGTTGCAAACGCCCCAGGAGTGCCGTCAGCAGGCCGAACTCGATCGAATGATCCAACATCCTGCCGACAAGGCCACGATGATCGAGATCACCGACCAAGCCTTTCGCACCCATTGCGAAGCCAGAGTCGCTGACCAGCTCACGCACTTGCTCGACATCCAAGGCATCCCTCGTTTCTTCAGTCCCCTCGAAAAGGCGATGCTGCAAGGCTTTCGCTCATTCGGTGAATACCTTCCAGGCGTCGCGGTGCCTTTGGTGAAGGAAAAGATGCGGCGAGAAACGTCCAACGTGATCCTGCCGGCCGAACCTGAACATTTGCGACCATACCTAAAGGCTCGAATGGACCAAGGCGTCGGCATGAATATCAACCTGCTCGGCGAAGCGATTCTAGGTGAACGCGAAGCTCGGCGACGGATGAAACGCTACGTCGAAGCATTAAGGCTTCCCGAAGTTCGATGTGTGTCGATCAAGATATCCACGATAAATTCCCAGATCTCAAGCATTGCTCGCGAGCACACCGTTCGAACGGTGGCCGATAAGCTCGAGCAACTCTACCGCATTGCCAACCATGAAAAGATTCCAGATAGCGATCAAAGCAAGTTCGTCTACCTCGACATGGAAGAGTACCGCGACCTGTACCTGACCGCCCAGGTCATGATGGAAACGCTTGATCGCGAAGGACTTGAAACCACACGAGCGGGAATCGCTCTGCAAGCGTACATTCCAGATTCGCTACTGGTTCTTGAAACGCTCATTGCTTGGTCGAGCGACCGTGTGAAACGAGGCGCCCTGCCCATCACGATTCGATTGGTGAAAGGTGCCAACTTGGAAATGGAACGTGCTGAGGCTTCCATTGCAGGCCACTGCCATGCCCCGTTTGCAACGAAGCTCGAAACCGATGCAAACTACAAGAAGATGCTGCAACGGCTTTTCGAAGCTGCTCAGCAAGGCACGGTGCGAGTCGGTTTAGCGTCCCACAACTTGTTCGATGTGGCCCTTGGCTTGGTCTGGACTGCCCAACGCGGCATCAAAGACGCCATTCAAATCGAAATGCTTGAGGGCATGGCTAATCATCAACGCCGAGCGATCTCGGAACGTTTTGAGCACTTGCTGTTGTACGCGCCGGCATGTCGTCGCGAGGAGTTCCTAAACGCCATCGGTTACCTGATCCGAAGGTTGGACGAGAACACGGGAGAGCAAAACTTCTTGCGTCATGCCTTCCGGCTGCGTACCGACAGCGAAGAGTTCACTCGATTGGCTGATGACTTTCGTACCAGCGCGAAGATGGTTGGTGCCATTGAAAACTGCCCACGTCGGGACGTGCGTCGCCGCGAGACACCGATTCAGCCGCCAGCGGCTGACACTTGGCAAACCCTAGTGAATGAACCTGATACTGATTGGGCAGTCCCCGACAATTCGGCTTGGATCGCTGAAACGCTGAACCACTGGCAACGTCGCTGCAACGACGAGGCCACTGAAGTATCACTAACAATCAACGACGAACTCATCGTTCCCACAGCACAGAATCTTGGCCAATCGCTTGATCCGTCTCGCCCTGACGTCGTGGTATGCCGTTACCCACGGTTAACCATTGATCAAGTCAACGCGTCGGCGGACATAGCAAATCGTGATCCATCGGGATGGCATACGAAGTCGCCCGACGAAATTCACTTAACGTTGCGACGTGCTGCTCAATGGCTCCGACTGCGGCGAGGCGAACTGATTGGTGCGATGGTTGCCGAGGGTGGCAAGACCGTTGCCGAAGCGGATCCCGAAGTGAGTGAAGCAATCGACTTTTGCGAGTTTTATCCTTTGACCGCGCGACACTGGTCCAAGCGAGCCGCAGTTTCGCCGCGCGGGGTGGTCGCTGTAATCACGCCTTGGAACTTCCCATTGGCTATTCCCTGCGGTGGAGTCGCTGCTGCGTTATCAATGGGCAATCGTGTGCTGCTGAAACCTGCTTCGCAAAGTGTGCTCGTCGCTTCCATGTTATGTGAAGCATTTTGGGACTCTGGTGTACC from Rubripirellula amarantea encodes:
- the flhF gene encoding flagellar biosynthesis protein FlhF, whose translation is MHIRTFRAASLQDALEEIRHQMGPDASVLHTRQVRDGWMGWLGRTYVEVTAGLKDTVNLKESSSSGDSARQASVGSRRDFDGATEHVGTQLKVVSDRGLPTQNNGLVSRSASPTIPLVMQGYRDEMLSLGVDPETADRWIGATISFAGGLGETTSSVTNHAIPWLEHLQRTIAREVRLGSPISTPPGDRRIVALVGPTGVGKTTTVAKLAAGFRLQAKRRVGLLTIDTFRIAAVQQLRAYADIMDLPMEVVESPEQMRPALGRLGDVDLVLIDTAGRSPRSDARIEQLVDFLRNAQPDETHLVLSSTSSVSSIRATLKGFAPVRPTAAILSKLDEAPQTAGILSALTSSTDHTGLPLSYVTTGQQVPDDIDVAKHDYLLTRLLQPRMDMSPMEAA
- a CDS encoding ThuA domain-containing protein, whose translation is MNRFRRHAILLLMTVWIAGWQCSFAQEPIKPSANQKQLPLVVMLIAEREYQTEKTLPQFAAEHLDDDYRVKFVYADDDDPNRLIGIEAVVDADVLLVSVRRRTLPTEQLDLIRSYVADGKPVVGIRTASHAFSLRNQDPPDGYDAWPSFDQDVFGGNYSNHYSNDIKAVISASTLKAGDNQSDSSMIGEQLSSLNRHQEPFVSGGSLYQVVPLLSGSTVLLSGKIEGHPSEPVAWTFQRKDGGRSFYTSLGHVDDFRGESLPKWLHAAIDWAVAN
- the serC gene encoding 3-phosphoserine/phosphohydroxythreonine transaminase, translated to MSATATAQSNVTSERVFNFSAGPAVLPVSVLEQLRDEMMCYPGAGASIMELSHRGKVFVEIMEQAQSSLRSLLNVPDTHEVLFLQGGSALQFSMIPCNLLRGSNKTAEYLVTGSWGKKAIAEGRKEGDVTATFDGSTTNYDRVPKAGDYQTSSDAAYLYYCSNETIQGVQFQSEPEAPAGVPLICDASSDFLSRPLDISKYGLIYACAQKNAGPAGVTAVIMRKDLIDKGDAGLPGYLNYQNHYEADSMWNTPPTFAIYVLGKITRWLLDDIGGLEAMKALNEEKSSMVYDVIDANPNFYKGHAQVDCRSKMNVTFNLPSDELLSKFIKEAGEHKLASLAGHRSVGGIRASLYNAMPREGAQALAQFMSDFAAKNG
- a CDS encoding bifunctional proline dehydrogenase/L-glutamate gamma-semialdehyde dehydrogenase; this translates as MSAISNPMILADDIENAIQLAGQLLRRAVELQTPQECRQQAELDRMIQHPADKATMIEITDQAFRTHCEARVADQLTHLLDIQGIPRFFSPLEKAMLQGFRSFGEYLPGVAVPLVKEKMRRETSNVILPAEPEHLRPYLKARMDQGVGMNINLLGEAILGEREARRRMKRYVEALRLPEVRCVSIKISTINSQISSIAREHTVRTVADKLEQLYRIANHEKIPDSDQSKFVYLDMEEYRDLYLTAQVMMETLDREGLETTRAGIALQAYIPDSLLVLETLIAWSSDRVKRGALPITIRLVKGANLEMERAEASIAGHCHAPFATKLETDANYKKMLQRLFEAAQQGTVRVGLASHNLFDVALGLVWTAQRGIKDAIQIEMLEGMANHQRRAISERFEHLLLYAPACRREEFLNAIGYLIRRLDENTGEQNFLRHAFRLRTDSEEFTRLADDFRTSAKMVGAIENCPRRDVRRRETPIQPPAADTWQTLVNEPDTDWAVPDNSAWIAETLNHWQRRCNDEATEVSLTINDELIVPTAQNLGQSLDPSRPDVVVCRYPRLTIDQVNASADIANRDPSGWHTKSPDEIHLTLRRAAQWLRLRRGELIGAMVAEGGKTVAEADPEVSEAIDFCEFYPLTARHWSKRAAVSPRGVVAVITPWNFPLAIPCGGVAAALSMGNRVLLKPASQSVLVASMLCEAFWDSGVPREALHLVPCDETVAEAGLVANRNVDSVILTGATSTAKRMLAVRPDLNLLAETGGKNATIVTAMADRELAIKHVIHSAFGHAGQKCSATSILLLEKEVFEDESFRETLADAVESLIVGSAWDLSTKVGPLISPPGKTLTRGLKTLEDDESWLVVPEHIVGNPNLYRPGVKWNVKPGSFSHMNEMFGPVLSVMSYSRLEEAIAIVKRTGYGLTSGLESLDEREIQIWKESTTAGNLYINRPTTGAIVLRQPFGGVGLSAYGPGIKAGGPHYVLTLAKIENKSHIPGGDRSPSHPVLDEIDNWVDQSGMPEASCQRMMLVSQSARIAWEDEFSTSHDHQRLLGQDNIRRYKPLTSLTIRIESNDQWEDALTALSCAIAVLSPVTISIDPTISETIQQHFEELADALPRWLHPVVESDADLSSRIQHGEVERLRFIGTPEINLRSCTTAAEQFVTVVDSPVVDDGRIECLRYLNEQSISHDYHRYGNLGRRSQETRGTRNQTHPSSR
- a CDS encoding phosphoglycerate dehydrogenase; amino-acid sequence: MFKILTLNNISVKGLQQLPRDNYEVASEITNPDAVMVRSFKMHDMEIPATVAAIGRAGAGVNNIPVSKMTARGVPVFNAPGANANAVKELVLAGLLMASRNIHAAMKFAGELEGTDAEISAATEAGKKNFVGSELPSKTLGVIGLGAIGVKVANAASSLGMKVVGYDPLISVQSAWQLSRKVKEAVSLDHLFSQCDAITVHVPLLDATKGLVSAERLAMMPSGGIVVNLARGGICDDAAVLASLDAKKLHAYVIDFPTAALLKHPKVLSFPHLGASTDEAEENCAVMVADSLRDYLEDGTIRNSVNFPEAVMPRGQGTRITIANANVPNMVGQISTILASSGANIADLLNKSRGEIAYTIIDLDGDVDVATLDSIRKIEGVLSLRHLPQTS
- the flhA gene encoding flagellar biosynthesis protein FlhA; this encodes MRYRDLVLPLGIIGCLVVILMPLPPILMDMLLAANVTVGVIVLVTTIYISTPLEFSVFPSLLLATTLARLVLNVATTRLILTGADDRGMQAAGGVIQGFGEFVAGDRLEVGLIIFVIIVLIQFIVITKGATRISEVAARFALDGMPGRQMAIDADLNAGLIDEKQAQSRREEIAAQADFYGAMDGASKFVRGDAIAGIIITIVNVIGGLYIGVMQAGMSLGEAGALFTKLTIGDGLVSQVPALLISLAAGLLVTRSAQKANLPVQFLQQLLGNPKALFVAGGFLLLLITTSLPAIPMATLGCGCIGLAVVMNRASSQQVVTDANKAEADAKAASAPPEKRVEDYLSVDPMEMSIGLGLLSLADPARGGDLMQRITGVRNAIATDIGIILPKVRVRDEMSLGEFEYEIRIGGNPIGRAMVFPGKLLAIDGGNTTGVIEGEPTRDPTFGEPAVWIDPMRREQAAIYGYTTVEPGAVLVTHLQEISRRHADELLSRDATKHLIDELKESAPTVVDELIPGLMKISDVQQVLHLLLREDVPVRQLGIIMETLGDFASKTKDPIWLCEYVRHRLARTISSRYRDEQGRLHVVALDPAMEDRIAAGLEHNDRGLFVRMSPSAIDTTCERIQEAVKKLVTSGRPPVILVSPRIRPGLRQITASTMPRLRILSYNEITQDTKIESHGVVSDA
- a CDS encoding DUF2726 domain-containing protein, with the protein product MLSSLSHDLYMQVPHQNVLMQLLAKARYALALMSQGATSQTEECLAESLVLSPRTGWLSETDRKYFSLLTKSVANHGGCVIPNVRLTSIVKIANPANHLDDLVRMDRKSVDFLICDGSLQPCLVVILIDSKGLSSRLPRDYAVDLLKRAKIPVIQLLTDQAWNEQKFSQLLSRVLNEGSNGEFHGKNSGATYAEVAEAFGQPHFDKSSVSKNKYS